A stretch of Castanea sativa cultivar Marrone di Chiusa Pesio chromosome 2, ASM4071231v1 DNA encodes these proteins:
- the LOC142625704 gene encoding protein NPGR2-like isoform X1, translating into MRLKNWVNKGVIIIQGRLQKMMKCICSGEQLKVDEMVHSSESLATRDYSASGYSSRAGEMETKVDNSNIEEAECSLRESGYLNYEEARALLGRLEYQKGNIEAALHVFEGIDIAAITPKMKVSISRRCEYNRRHSQSDAAPLMSMHAVSLLLEAIFLKAKSCQHLGRFGEAAQSCKVILDTVESALPEGLTENFASDCKLQETLNRAVELLPELWKLAGSPQEAILSYRRALLYHWNLDTETTAKIEKEFAIFLLYSGCDANPPNLRSQMGGSFVPRNNLEEAALLLLILLRKFVLKRIVWDPSIIDHLSFALSVSGELRALAHQVEELLPGIMDRKERYSTLALCYYGEGENMIALNLLRNFLHDRENHDCIPELLLASKICGENLVCIEEGINYTHKALSGLHGKCSQVVSVANCLLGVLLSGKSRLVASDSERILKQSEAIEALGTAERTMRERDPSIVFHLCLEHAEQRKLDVALYYAKQLLKLEAGSSVKGYILLARILSAQKRFSDAETLINAALDQTGKWDQGELLRTKAKLQIAQGQLKNAIETYTHLLAVLQVRTKSLGVGKKLLKNRRNHDRSLEMETWHDLANVYTSLSQWRDAEVCLSKSQAINPYSASRWHSTGLLYKAKGLHQEALKSFRKALDVEPNHVPSLISTACILRELGGQSLAVVRSFLTDALRLDRTNPSAWYNLGLLYKADNGATQLEAAECFEAAALLEESAPVESFR; encoded by the exons ATGAGACTTAAGAATTGGGTGAATAAGGGAGTAATTATCATTCAAGGGAGATTGCAGAAGATGATGAAGTGTATTTGTTCAGGTGAGCAATTGAAGGTAGATGAAATGGTTCATTCGTCGGAGTCCTTAGCAACTCGGGACTATTCAGCAAGTGGCTATTCATCCCGAGCTGGTGAGATGGAAACAAAAGTGGACAATAGCAACATTGAAGAAGCAGAGTGCTCTCTTCGTGAGAGTGGTTATCTGAACTATGAG GAAGCAAGAGCTTTATTAGGAAGGCTTGAGTATCAAAAAGGTAACATAGAAGCTGCACTTCATGTATTTGAAGGAATAGACATTGCTGCAATTACCCCCAAGATGAAAGTCTCCATTTCTAGAAGATGTGAATACAATAGACGCCATTCACAAAGTGATGCTGCCCCACTCATGTCTATGCATGCTGTTAGTTTACTACTTGAAGCTATTTTCCTCAAAGCAAAATCATGTCAGCATCTTGGGAGGTTTGGAG AAGCTGCTCAGTCTTGCAAAGTAATTTTGGACACTGTTGAATCTGCATTACCAGAAGGCTTGACTGAAAACTTCGCATCAGATTGTAAATTACAAGAGACTCTAAACAGAGCTGTTGAATTGCTTCCAGAGTTATGGAAGCTTGCTGGGTCTCCCCAAGAAGCTATCCTATCATACCGGAGAGCTCTACTTTATCATTGGAATCTTGACACGGAAACTACTGCAAAGATAGAAAAGGAATTTGCCATTTTTCTTCTGTATAGTGGTTGTGATGCAAACCCCCCAAATCTTCGATCACAGATGGGAGGCTCCTTTGTGCCAAGAAATAATTTAGAGGAGGCTGCTCTTCTGTTACTGATTCTACTAAGAAAATTTGTTCTTAAAAGGATTGTATGGGACCCATCAATCATTGATCACCTTTCTTTTGCCCTATCTGTTTCAGGGGAATTGAGGGCCCTAGCTCATCAGGTTGAAGAATTGCTTCCAGGGATCATGGATAGAAAGGAAAGATATAGCACTCTAGCTCTCTGTTATTATGGGGAAGGCGAAAACATGATTGCTTTGAATCTTTTGAGGAACTTTTTGCATGATAGAGAGAACCATGATTGCATACCAGAGTTATTACTGGCTTCAAAAATTTGTGGAGAGAATTTGGTTTGCATTGAGGAAGGGATTAATTATACTCACAAAGCGCTTTCTGGACTGCATGGAAAATGCAGCCAAGTGGTAAGTGTTGCAAACTGCTTACTGGGTGTTCTATTGTCAGGTAAGTCCAGATTGGTTGCTTCCGATTCTGAGAGGATTTTGAAGCAGTCTGAAGCAATTGAAGCACTGGGAACTGCTGAGAGAACAATGAGAGAAAGAGATCCAAGCATTGTTTTTCATCTTTGTCTAGAGCATGCTGAACAAAGGAAGTTGGATGTAGCACTTTATTATGCAAAGCAGCTGTTGAAACTTGAGGCTGGCTCTAGTGTTAAAGGGTATATCCTTTTGGCACGGATATTGTCAGCTCAGAAACGGTTCAGTGACGCTGAGACTCTAATTAATGCTGCTTTAGATCAGACTGGGAAGTGGGATCAAGGAGAACTGTTGCGAACTAAAGCTAAGCTCCAGATTGCACAGGGTCAGTTAAAGAATGCCATAGAGACATATACTCATCTTCTTGCTGTTCTTCAAGTTCGGACCAAAAGTTTAGGTGTTGGGAAAAAGCTTCTAAAG AATAGGAGAAATCATGACAGAAGCTTAGAAATGGAAACGTGGCATGATTTAGCTAATGTCTACACAAGCTTGTCACAATGGCGGGATGCTGAAGTCTGTCTTTCAAAATCCCAGGCTATCAATCCTTATTCCGCTTCTAGATGGCATTCAACAG GTTTACTCTATAAGGCCAAGGGTCTCCACCAAGAAGCCCTGAAATCATTCAGGAAAGCATTAGATGTTGAACCCAACCATGTTCCAAGCTTGATATCCACAGCATGCATCCTCCGAGAGCTCGGAGGTCAATCATTGGCAGTTGTGAGAAGTTTTCTCACTGATGCACTTCGACTAGACAGAACAAACCCTTCTGCTTGGTACAATCTTGGGCTTCTCTACAAAGCTGACAATGGAGCAACACAGCTAGAGGCTGCCGAATGCTTTGAGGCTGCTGCACTTCTTGAAGAATCCGCGCCAGTTGAGTCCTTCAGATGA
- the LOC142625704 gene encoding protein NPGR2-like isoform X4 yields MKVSISRRCEYNRRHSQSDAAPLMSMHAVSLLLEAIFLKAKSCQHLGRFGEAAQSCKVILDTVESALPEGLTENFASDCKLQETLNRAVELLPELWKLAGSPQEAILSYRRALLYHWNLDTETTAKIEKEFAIFLLYSGCDANPPNLRSQMGGSFVPRNNLEEAALLLLILLRKFVLKRIVWDPSIIDHLSFALSVSGELRALAHQVEELLPGIMDRKERYSTLALCYYGEGENMIALNLLRNFLHDRENHDCIPELLLASKICGENLVCIEEGINYTHKALSGLHGKCSQVVSVANCLLGVLLSGKSRLVASDSERILKQSEAIEALGTAERTMRERDPSIVFHLCLEHAEQRKLDVALYYAKQLLKLEAGSSVKGYILLARILSAQKRFSDAETLINAALDQTGKWDQGELLRTKAKLQIAQGQLKNAIETYTHLLAVLQVRTKSLGVGKKLLKNRRNHDRSLEMETWHDLANVYTSLSQWRDAEVCLSKSQAINPYSASRWHSTGLLYKAKGLHQEALKSFRKALDVEPNHVPSLISTACILRELGGQSLAVVRSFLTDALRLDRTNPSAWYNLGLLYKADNGATQLEAAECFEAAALLEESAPVESFR; encoded by the exons ATGAAAGTCTCCATTTCTAGAAGATGTGAATACAATAGACGCCATTCACAAAGTGATGCTGCCCCACTCATGTCTATGCATGCTGTTAGTTTACTACTTGAAGCTATTTTCCTCAAAGCAAAATCATGTCAGCATCTTGGGAGGTTTGGAG AAGCTGCTCAGTCTTGCAAAGTAATTTTGGACACTGTTGAATCTGCATTACCAGAAGGCTTGACTGAAAACTTCGCATCAGATTGTAAATTACAAGAGACTCTAAACAGAGCTGTTGAATTGCTTCCAGAGTTATGGAAGCTTGCTGGGTCTCCCCAAGAAGCTATCCTATCATACCGGAGAGCTCTACTTTATCATTGGAATCTTGACACGGAAACTACTGCAAAGATAGAAAAGGAATTTGCCATTTTTCTTCTGTATAGTGGTTGTGATGCAAACCCCCCAAATCTTCGATCACAGATGGGAGGCTCCTTTGTGCCAAGAAATAATTTAGAGGAGGCTGCTCTTCTGTTACTGATTCTACTAAGAAAATTTGTTCTTAAAAGGATTGTATGGGACCCATCAATCATTGATCACCTTTCTTTTGCCCTATCTGTTTCAGGGGAATTGAGGGCCCTAGCTCATCAGGTTGAAGAATTGCTTCCAGGGATCATGGATAGAAAGGAAAGATATAGCACTCTAGCTCTCTGTTATTATGGGGAAGGCGAAAACATGATTGCTTTGAATCTTTTGAGGAACTTTTTGCATGATAGAGAGAACCATGATTGCATACCAGAGTTATTACTGGCTTCAAAAATTTGTGGAGAGAATTTGGTTTGCATTGAGGAAGGGATTAATTATACTCACAAAGCGCTTTCTGGACTGCATGGAAAATGCAGCCAAGTGGTAAGTGTTGCAAACTGCTTACTGGGTGTTCTATTGTCAGGTAAGTCCAGATTGGTTGCTTCCGATTCTGAGAGGATTTTGAAGCAGTCTGAAGCAATTGAAGCACTGGGAACTGCTGAGAGAACAATGAGAGAAAGAGATCCAAGCATTGTTTTTCATCTTTGTCTAGAGCATGCTGAACAAAGGAAGTTGGATGTAGCACTTTATTATGCAAAGCAGCTGTTGAAACTTGAGGCTGGCTCTAGTGTTAAAGGGTATATCCTTTTGGCACGGATATTGTCAGCTCAGAAACGGTTCAGTGACGCTGAGACTCTAATTAATGCTGCTTTAGATCAGACTGGGAAGTGGGATCAAGGAGAACTGTTGCGAACTAAAGCTAAGCTCCAGATTGCACAGGGTCAGTTAAAGAATGCCATAGAGACATATACTCATCTTCTTGCTGTTCTTCAAGTTCGGACCAAAAGTTTAGGTGTTGGGAAAAAGCTTCTAAAG AATAGGAGAAATCATGACAGAAGCTTAGAAATGGAAACGTGGCATGATTTAGCTAATGTCTACACAAGCTTGTCACAATGGCGGGATGCTGAAGTCTGTCTTTCAAAATCCCAGGCTATCAATCCTTATTCCGCTTCTAGATGGCATTCAACAG GTTTACTCTATAAGGCCAAGGGTCTCCACCAAGAAGCCCTGAAATCATTCAGGAAAGCATTAGATGTTGAACCCAACCATGTTCCAAGCTTGATATCCACAGCATGCATCCTCCGAGAGCTCGGAGGTCAATCATTGGCAGTTGTGAGAAGTTTTCTCACTGATGCACTTCGACTAGACAGAACAAACCCTTCTGCTTGGTACAATCTTGGGCTTCTCTACAAAGCTGACAATGGAGCAACACAGCTAGAGGCTGCCGAATGCTTTGAGGCTGCTGCACTTCTTGAAGAATCCGCGCCAGTTGAGTCCTTCAGATGA
- the LOC142625704 gene encoding protein NPGR2-like isoform X2 gives MVHSSESLATRDYSASGYSSRAGEMETKVDNSNIEEAECSLRESGYLNYEEARALLGRLEYQKGNIEAALHVFEGIDIAAITPKMKVSISRRCEYNRRHSQSDAAPLMSMHAVSLLLEAIFLKAKSCQHLGRFGEAAQSCKVILDTVESALPEGLTENFASDCKLQETLNRAVELLPELWKLAGSPQEAILSYRRALLYHWNLDTETTAKIEKEFAIFLLYSGCDANPPNLRSQMGGSFVPRNNLEEAALLLLILLRKFVLKRIVWDPSIIDHLSFALSVSGELRALAHQVEELLPGIMDRKERYSTLALCYYGEGENMIALNLLRNFLHDRENHDCIPELLLASKICGENLVCIEEGINYTHKALSGLHGKCSQVVSVANCLLGVLLSGKSRLVASDSERILKQSEAIEALGTAERTMRERDPSIVFHLCLEHAEQRKLDVALYYAKQLLKLEAGSSVKGYILLARILSAQKRFSDAETLINAALDQTGKWDQGELLRTKAKLQIAQGQLKNAIETYTHLLAVLQVRTKSLGVGKKLLKNRRNHDRSLEMETWHDLANVYTSLSQWRDAEVCLSKSQAINPYSASRWHSTGLLYKAKGLHQEALKSFRKALDVEPNHVPSLISTACILRELGGQSLAVVRSFLTDALRLDRTNPSAWYNLGLLYKADNGATQLEAAECFEAAALLEESAPVESFR, from the exons ATGGTTCATTCGTCGGAGTCCTTAGCAACTCGGGACTATTCAGCAAGTGGCTATTCATCCCGAGCTGGTGAGATGGAAACAAAAGTGGACAATAGCAACATTGAAGAAGCAGAGTGCTCTCTTCGTGAGAGTGGTTATCTGAACTATGAG GAAGCAAGAGCTTTATTAGGAAGGCTTGAGTATCAAAAAGGTAACATAGAAGCTGCACTTCATGTATTTGAAGGAATAGACATTGCTGCAATTACCCCCAAGATGAAAGTCTCCATTTCTAGAAGATGTGAATACAATAGACGCCATTCACAAAGTGATGCTGCCCCACTCATGTCTATGCATGCTGTTAGTTTACTACTTGAAGCTATTTTCCTCAAAGCAAAATCATGTCAGCATCTTGGGAGGTTTGGAG AAGCTGCTCAGTCTTGCAAAGTAATTTTGGACACTGTTGAATCTGCATTACCAGAAGGCTTGACTGAAAACTTCGCATCAGATTGTAAATTACAAGAGACTCTAAACAGAGCTGTTGAATTGCTTCCAGAGTTATGGAAGCTTGCTGGGTCTCCCCAAGAAGCTATCCTATCATACCGGAGAGCTCTACTTTATCATTGGAATCTTGACACGGAAACTACTGCAAAGATAGAAAAGGAATTTGCCATTTTTCTTCTGTATAGTGGTTGTGATGCAAACCCCCCAAATCTTCGATCACAGATGGGAGGCTCCTTTGTGCCAAGAAATAATTTAGAGGAGGCTGCTCTTCTGTTACTGATTCTACTAAGAAAATTTGTTCTTAAAAGGATTGTATGGGACCCATCAATCATTGATCACCTTTCTTTTGCCCTATCTGTTTCAGGGGAATTGAGGGCCCTAGCTCATCAGGTTGAAGAATTGCTTCCAGGGATCATGGATAGAAAGGAAAGATATAGCACTCTAGCTCTCTGTTATTATGGGGAAGGCGAAAACATGATTGCTTTGAATCTTTTGAGGAACTTTTTGCATGATAGAGAGAACCATGATTGCATACCAGAGTTATTACTGGCTTCAAAAATTTGTGGAGAGAATTTGGTTTGCATTGAGGAAGGGATTAATTATACTCACAAAGCGCTTTCTGGACTGCATGGAAAATGCAGCCAAGTGGTAAGTGTTGCAAACTGCTTACTGGGTGTTCTATTGTCAGGTAAGTCCAGATTGGTTGCTTCCGATTCTGAGAGGATTTTGAAGCAGTCTGAAGCAATTGAAGCACTGGGAACTGCTGAGAGAACAATGAGAGAAAGAGATCCAAGCATTGTTTTTCATCTTTGTCTAGAGCATGCTGAACAAAGGAAGTTGGATGTAGCACTTTATTATGCAAAGCAGCTGTTGAAACTTGAGGCTGGCTCTAGTGTTAAAGGGTATATCCTTTTGGCACGGATATTGTCAGCTCAGAAACGGTTCAGTGACGCTGAGACTCTAATTAATGCTGCTTTAGATCAGACTGGGAAGTGGGATCAAGGAGAACTGTTGCGAACTAAAGCTAAGCTCCAGATTGCACAGGGTCAGTTAAAGAATGCCATAGAGACATATACTCATCTTCTTGCTGTTCTTCAAGTTCGGACCAAAAGTTTAGGTGTTGGGAAAAAGCTTCTAAAG AATAGGAGAAATCATGACAGAAGCTTAGAAATGGAAACGTGGCATGATTTAGCTAATGTCTACACAAGCTTGTCACAATGGCGGGATGCTGAAGTCTGTCTTTCAAAATCCCAGGCTATCAATCCTTATTCCGCTTCTAGATGGCATTCAACAG GTTTACTCTATAAGGCCAAGGGTCTCCACCAAGAAGCCCTGAAATCATTCAGGAAAGCATTAGATGTTGAACCCAACCATGTTCCAAGCTTGATATCCACAGCATGCATCCTCCGAGAGCTCGGAGGTCAATCATTGGCAGTTGTGAGAAGTTTTCTCACTGATGCACTTCGACTAGACAGAACAAACCCTTCTGCTTGGTACAATCTTGGGCTTCTCTACAAAGCTGACAATGGAGCAACACAGCTAGAGGCTGCCGAATGCTTTGAGGCTGCTGCACTTCTTGAAGAATCCGCGCCAGTTGAGTCCTTCAGATGA
- the LOC142625704 gene encoding protein NPGR2-like isoform X3, whose amino-acid sequence MRLKNWVNKGVIIIQGRLQKMMKCICSGEQLKVDEMVHSSESLATRDYSASGYSSRAGEMETKVDNSNIEEAECSLRESGYLNYEEARALLGRLEYQKGNIEAALHVFEGIDIAAITPKMKVSISRRCEYNRRHSQSDAAPLMSMHAVSLLLEAIFLKAKSCQHLGRFGEAAQSCKVILDTVESALPEGLTENFASDCKLQETLNRAVELLPELWKLAGSPQEAILSYRRALLYHWNLDTETTAKIEKEFAIFLLYSGCDANPPNLRSQMGGSFVPRNNLEEAALLLLILLRKFVLKRIVWDPSIIDHLSFALSVSGELRALAHQVEELLPGIMDRKERYSTLALCYYGEGKSRLVASDSERILKQSEAIEALGTAERTMRERDPSIVFHLCLEHAEQRKLDVALYYAKQLLKLEAGSSVKGYILLARILSAQKRFSDAETLINAALDQTGKWDQGELLRTKAKLQIAQGQLKNAIETYTHLLAVLQVRTKSLGVGKKLLKNRRNHDRSLEMETWHDLANVYTSLSQWRDAEVCLSKSQAINPYSASRWHSTGLLYKAKGLHQEALKSFRKALDVEPNHVPSLISTACILRELGGQSLAVVRSFLTDALRLDRTNPSAWYNLGLLYKADNGATQLEAAECFEAAALLEESAPVESFR is encoded by the exons ATGAGACTTAAGAATTGGGTGAATAAGGGAGTAATTATCATTCAAGGGAGATTGCAGAAGATGATGAAGTGTATTTGTTCAGGTGAGCAATTGAAGGTAGATGAAATGGTTCATTCGTCGGAGTCCTTAGCAACTCGGGACTATTCAGCAAGTGGCTATTCATCCCGAGCTGGTGAGATGGAAACAAAAGTGGACAATAGCAACATTGAAGAAGCAGAGTGCTCTCTTCGTGAGAGTGGTTATCTGAACTATGAG GAAGCAAGAGCTTTATTAGGAAGGCTTGAGTATCAAAAAGGTAACATAGAAGCTGCACTTCATGTATTTGAAGGAATAGACATTGCTGCAATTACCCCCAAGATGAAAGTCTCCATTTCTAGAAGATGTGAATACAATAGACGCCATTCACAAAGTGATGCTGCCCCACTCATGTCTATGCATGCTGTTAGTTTACTACTTGAAGCTATTTTCCTCAAAGCAAAATCATGTCAGCATCTTGGGAGGTTTGGAG AAGCTGCTCAGTCTTGCAAAGTAATTTTGGACACTGTTGAATCTGCATTACCAGAAGGCTTGACTGAAAACTTCGCATCAGATTGTAAATTACAAGAGACTCTAAACAGAGCTGTTGAATTGCTTCCAGAGTTATGGAAGCTTGCTGGGTCTCCCCAAGAAGCTATCCTATCATACCGGAGAGCTCTACTTTATCATTGGAATCTTGACACGGAAACTACTGCAAAGATAGAAAAGGAATTTGCCATTTTTCTTCTGTATAGTGGTTGTGATGCAAACCCCCCAAATCTTCGATCACAGATGGGAGGCTCCTTTGTGCCAAGAAATAATTTAGAGGAGGCTGCTCTTCTGTTACTGATTCTACTAAGAAAATTTGTTCTTAAAAGGATTGTATGGGACCCATCAATCATTGATCACCTTTCTTTTGCCCTATCTGTTTCAGGGGAATTGAGGGCCCTAGCTCATCAGGTTGAAGAATTGCTTCCAGGGATCATGGATAGAAAGGAAAGATATAGCACTCTAGCTCTCTGTTATTATGGGGAAG GTAAGTCCAGATTGGTTGCTTCCGATTCTGAGAGGATTTTGAAGCAGTCTGAAGCAATTGAAGCACTGGGAACTGCTGAGAGAACAATGAGAGAAAGAGATCCAAGCATTGTTTTTCATCTTTGTCTAGAGCATGCTGAACAAAGGAAGTTGGATGTAGCACTTTATTATGCAAAGCAGCTGTTGAAACTTGAGGCTGGCTCTAGTGTTAAAGGGTATATCCTTTTGGCACGGATATTGTCAGCTCAGAAACGGTTCAGTGACGCTGAGACTCTAATTAATGCTGCTTTAGATCAGACTGGGAAGTGGGATCAAGGAGAACTGTTGCGAACTAAAGCTAAGCTCCAGATTGCACAGGGTCAGTTAAAGAATGCCATAGAGACATATACTCATCTTCTTGCTGTTCTTCAAGTTCGGACCAAAAGTTTAGGTGTTGGGAAAAAGCTTCTAAAG AATAGGAGAAATCATGACAGAAGCTTAGAAATGGAAACGTGGCATGATTTAGCTAATGTCTACACAAGCTTGTCACAATGGCGGGATGCTGAAGTCTGTCTTTCAAAATCCCAGGCTATCAATCCTTATTCCGCTTCTAGATGGCATTCAACAG GTTTACTCTATAAGGCCAAGGGTCTCCACCAAGAAGCCCTGAAATCATTCAGGAAAGCATTAGATGTTGAACCCAACCATGTTCCAAGCTTGATATCCACAGCATGCATCCTCCGAGAGCTCGGAGGTCAATCATTGGCAGTTGTGAGAAGTTTTCTCACTGATGCACTTCGACTAGACAGAACAAACCCTTCTGCTTGGTACAATCTTGGGCTTCTCTACAAAGCTGACAATGGAGCAACACAGCTAGAGGCTGCCGAATGCTTTGAGGCTGCTGCACTTCTTGAAGAATCCGCGCCAGTTGAGTCCTTCAGATGA